A DNA window from Chlamydia buteonis contains the following coding sequences:
- a CDS encoding tRNA threonylcarbamoyladenosine biosynthesis protein TsaB yields MHFHRYVIIDTSGYQPFLAYVDHQKVLKQWDLPVGPDQGLVLEFIFKNSSLSFQGIGVAAGPGNFSATRVGLSFAQGLALSRKVPMIGYSSLEGYLTPKDRGKALMLPLGKKGGVLTLSSDLSEDGFIHEKNGVGPGILLPYGEASKYCLANNCYHVISPNPQLFVDSFSNRIRIEKAAPSIDHIRRNVVSQLMILECSQQLTPDYRSCSCFF; encoded by the coding sequence ATGCATTTTCATAGATACGTTATTATTGATACATCAGGGTATCAACCATTTTTAGCTTATGTAGATCATCAGAAGGTATTAAAACAATGGGATCTACCCGTCGGTCCAGACCAAGGACTGGTTTTAGAATTTATTTTTAAAAATAGTTCTTTAAGTTTCCAAGGAATCGGAGTGGCTGCAGGGCCTGGGAACTTTTCTGCAACCCGTGTTGGATTATCCTTTGCTCAGGGGTTGGCGTTATCTAGAAAAGTGCCGATGATAGGCTACAGTTCTTTAGAGGGATATTTGACTCCTAAGGATAGGGGGAAAGCTTTGATGCTTCCTTTAGGGAAAAAAGGTGGAGTGTTAACTCTTAGTTCAGATCTCTCAGAGGATGGGTTTATTCATGAAAAGAATGGGGTGGGTCCCGGAATTTTATTGCCTTACGGAGAGGCCTCTAAGTATTGTTTAGCAAATAACTGCTACCACGTTATCTCTCCTAATCCACAACTTTTTGTTGATAGTTTTTCAAATAGAATTCGTATAGAAAAAGCTGCACCCTCTATAGACCACATTAGAAGAAATGTAGTTTCTCAACTTATGATTTTAGAGTGTAGTCAGCAGCTGACTCCAGATTACCGCAGTTGTTCTTGTTTTTTTTAG
- the rpsU gene encoding 30S ribosomal protein S21 yields the protein MPSVKVRVGEPVDRALRILKKKVDKEGILKAAKAHRFYDKPSVKKRAKSKAAAKYRSR from the coding sequence ATGCCCAGTGTTAAAGTTAGAGTTGGTGAGCCAGTAGATCGAGCTCTGAGAATTTTGAAAAAGAAAGTCGATAAAGAAGGGATCTTAAAGGCTGCTAAAGCTCATAGGTTTTATGATAAACCTTCAGTAAAGAAGCGTGCGAAATCTAAAGCCGCAGCTAAATACCGCAGTCGTTAG
- the dnaJ gene encoding molecular chaperone DnaJ → MDYYDVLGVSKTASPEEIKKSYRKLAVKYHPDKNPGDTEAEKRFKEVSEAYEVLSDPQKRESYDRYGKDGPFAGAGGFGGAGMGNMEDALRTFMGAFGGEFGGGGSFFEGLFGGLGEAFGMRGDPAGARQGASKKVHITLTFEEAARGVEKELLVSGYKTCDTCSGSGAASKQGIKCCDRCKGSGQIVQSRGFFSMASTCPECGGEGRIITDPCSNCRGQGRIKDKRSVHVQIPAGVDSGMRLKMEGYGDAGQNGAPAGDLYVFIDVETHPVFERRGDDLILELPIGFVDAALGMKKEIPTLLKEGACRLTVPEGIQSGTILKIKNQGFPNVHGRGRGDLLVRVSVETPQNLSEEQKELLRKFAATEKAENFPKKRSFLDKIKGFFSDFTV, encoded by the coding sequence ATGGATTACTATGATGTTTTAGGTGTTTCTAAAACTGCCTCTCCTGAGGAGATTAAAAAATCATATCGTAAGTTGGCTGTTAAGTATCATCCTGACAAAAACCCAGGGGATACTGAAGCCGAGAAACGTTTTAAAGAAGTTTCAGAAGCTTATGAAGTATTAAGCGACCCTCAAAAGCGGGAGTCCTATGACCGTTACGGTAAGGATGGGCCTTTTGCCGGAGCCGGGGGTTTCGGTGGTGCGGGCATGGGCAATATGGAAGATGCTTTGCGCACTTTTATGGGGGCTTTTGGCGGAGAGTTTGGCGGTGGCGGAAGCTTTTTCGAAGGCCTATTTGGTGGTCTAGGTGAAGCTTTCGGTATGCGAGGAGATCCAGCAGGAGCTCGTCAGGGAGCTAGTAAGAAGGTTCACATCACTTTAACATTTGAAGAAGCCGCTCGCGGTGTAGAAAAAGAACTTCTTGTTTCTGGATACAAGACTTGTGACACTTGTTCCGGTAGCGGTGCCGCTAGTAAGCAGGGAATCAAATGTTGTGACCGTTGTAAAGGTTCTGGGCAAATTGTTCAGAGTCGCGGTTTCTTTTCTATGGCCTCGACATGTCCTGAATGTGGCGGAGAAGGCCGTATTATTACAGATCCTTGTTCAAATTGTCGAGGGCAAGGAAGAATCAAGGATAAACGCAGTGTTCATGTGCAAATCCCTGCGGGAGTAGATTCTGGAATGCGTTTAAAGATGGAAGGCTATGGAGATGCTGGACAAAATGGTGCCCCTGCCGGAGATCTTTATGTTTTCATTGATGTAGAAACACATCCTGTTTTCGAGCGGCGAGGGGATGATTTAATTTTAGAATTGCCCATCGGCTTTGTTGACGCTGCTTTAGGAATGAAGAAAGAAATACCCACTTTATTAAAGGAGGGTGCTTGTCGCCTCACAGTGCCTGAAGGGATTCAAAGCGGAACAATTCTTAAGATTAAAAATCAAGGATTCCCTAATGTCCACGGCAGAGGACGTGGAGACTTGCTTGTGCGCGTTTCTGTGGAAACTCCACAAAATCTTTCGGAAGAACAGAAGGAATTACTTCGCAAGTTTGCAGCTACGGAAAAAGCAGAAAATTTCCCTAAGAAACGTAGTTTCTTGGATAAAATAAAGGGTTTTTTTTCTGACTTCACCGTATAG
- a CDS encoding alpha-ketoacid dehydrogenase subunit alpha/beta has protein sequence MVAIQHELGSSIKEVLKLVWSLRFAENKMLLLSRQSDSGGTFQLSCAGHELVGVVAGRSLIPGKDWSFPYYRDQGFPIGLGCDLSEIFASFLARLAPNHSSGRMMPYHYSHKKLRICCQSSVVGSQFLQAAGRAWAVKHTKSNEVVYVSGGDGSTSQGEFHEMLNYVALHKLPLVTVVQNNAWAISVPFKDQCSTDLVRLGESYQGLSVYEVDGGDYFELVDTFSKAVDQARHALVPALILVNVMRLEPHSNSDNHEKYRSREDLDHCKSNDPLVRLERLMIDECGISPAEILEIKAEAESEVARACEIAEGMPFPSKGSTSHDVFSPHTISLIDYENSLEAQRLRDTQPKVMRDAITEALIEEMSRDSGVVVFGEDVAGDKGGVFGVTRNLTDKFGIERCFNTPLAEATIIGTAIGMAMDGIHKPVAEIQFADYIWPGINQLFSEASSIYYRSAGEWEVPLVIRAPCGGYIQGGPYHSQSIEAFLAHCPGIKVAYPSNAADAKALLKAAIRDPNPVVFLEHKALYQRRIFSACPVFSSDYVLPFGKAAITQVGSDLTIVSWGMSLVMSMEVAKELAALDISVEVIDLRTIVPCDFSTVIESVKKTSKLLIAHEASEFCGFGGEIAATVAEQAYAYLDAPIRRVAGLHAPVPYSKILENEVLPQKEKIFQAAKSLAEF, from the coding sequence ATGGTAGCAATACAGCATGAATTAGGATCTTCTATTAAAGAAGTTCTGAAATTAGTCTGGAGTTTAAGATTTGCTGAAAACAAGATGCTCCTTCTTTCTCGCCAGAGCGATTCTGGAGGGACCTTCCAGTTGTCTTGTGCTGGTCACGAGCTTGTTGGAGTAGTTGCCGGGAGAAGCCTCATTCCAGGTAAGGATTGGTCTTTTCCATATTATAGGGATCAAGGATTCCCTATAGGTCTAGGGTGTGATCTTTCTGAGATTTTTGCTTCGTTTCTTGCTCGATTAGCTCCGAATCATTCTTCTGGTAGGATGATGCCTTACCACTATTCCCATAAAAAACTCCGCATTTGTTGCCAATCGAGTGTGGTAGGTTCTCAATTTCTTCAGGCAGCAGGACGCGCATGGGCTGTAAAACATACCAAATCTAACGAAGTAGTTTATGTCTCTGGGGGGGATGGATCAACTTCTCAGGGTGAATTTCACGAGATGTTAAACTATGTTGCATTGCATAAGCTACCTTTAGTTACAGTCGTACAGAATAATGCTTGGGCGATCTCTGTTCCTTTTAAAGATCAGTGTTCTACAGATTTAGTGCGTTTAGGGGAGAGTTATCAAGGTCTGTCTGTTTATGAAGTAGATGGTGGTGATTACTTTGAGCTTGTAGATACTTTTTCTAAAGCTGTAGATCAAGCTAGACATGCCCTGGTTCCCGCGTTAATTCTAGTCAATGTTATGCGTTTAGAGCCGCATAGCAACTCTGATAATCATGAGAAATATCGTAGTCGTGAAGATTTAGATCATTGTAAGAGTAATGATCCTTTAGTCCGGTTAGAACGGCTGATGATAGACGAATGTGGCATTTCACCTGCGGAGATTTTAGAAATAAAAGCAGAGGCTGAATCCGAAGTCGCTCGTGCTTGTGAAATCGCTGAGGGCATGCCCTTCCCTAGTAAAGGTTCTACGAGCCATGATGTATTTTCTCCACATACAATTTCTTTAATTGATTACGAAAATTCTTTAGAAGCTCAGCGTTTGCGCGATACTCAACCAAAAGTTATGCGTGATGCCATTACAGAAGCGCTAATTGAAGAAATGAGCCGAGATTCTGGTGTTGTTGTTTTCGGTGAAGATGTGGCTGGAGATAAAGGTGGAGTTTTTGGTGTTACTAGAAATCTTACAGACAAGTTCGGAATTGAACGTTGTTTTAATACACCATTAGCAGAGGCCACCATTATAGGAACAGCTATTGGTATGGCAATGGATGGGATCCATAAGCCTGTTGCTGAGATTCAGTTTGCAGATTATATCTGGCCCGGTATTAATCAATTATTTTCTGAAGCTTCAAGTATTTACTACCGTTCTGCTGGTGAGTGGGAAGTGCCTTTAGTTATTCGAGCTCCTTGTGGAGGTTACATACAAGGTGGCCCCTACCATTCACAAAGTATAGAAGCATTCTTAGCACATTGCCCGGGCATAAAGGTGGCTTATCCATCTAATGCTGCAGATGCAAAAGCTTTGTTAAAGGCGGCTATTCGCGATCCTAATCCTGTAGTTTTTTTAGAACATAAGGCGTTGTATCAACGACGTATTTTTAGTGCATGTCCGGTATTTTCTTCGGATTATGTTTTGCCTTTTGGTAAAGCAGCTATCACTCAAGTAGGTTCAGATTTGACCATTGTTTCTTGGGGAATGTCTTTAGTTATGAGTATGGAAGTAGCTAAGGAATTGGCAGCTTTAGATATTTCTGTAGAGGTTATAGATTTACGTACGATAGTACCTTGTGATTTTTCTACTGTTATAGAGTCAGTTAAGAAAACTAGTAAGTTACTTATAGCTCATGAGGCGTCAGAGTTTTGTGGATTTGGTGGGGAGATTGCTGCAACTGTAGCAGAGCAAGCATATGCATATCTCGATGCACCTATTAGGCGTGTTGCGGGATTACATGCCCCGGTTCCTTATTCAAAAATACTGGAAAATGAAGTTCTTCCCCAGAAGGAGAAAATCTTTCAAGCAGCAAAAAGTTTAGCAGAGTTTTAA
- a CDS encoding ComEC/Rec2 family competence protein, translating to MLIRFETFSSSVLVHTLHSLWIQLIHSCRYFQQQHPLLISALYWITGIISRPYPLCGAILLVALHPFIPKQPKQQLFIGACWFIPLIILSEPSSIIHGGVASGSFVIKSGKENRYFGEAIHLSYPCGQKHRHVSCTILIDAHLELYKKYHLQGTTLNHTSQIIFKSNGCYKEIQPSRIALLHHKLRETCHRRILNLFSSGESGTFASSLLLGTPLPKHLKEIFKKKGLAHIFAISGWHFSLCTSFLFFFFYIFPTRIKYFLTFVILLGLTLLFPGTPSVWRAWISLSLLCLSPFSSGVCSSLNRLGIGCILCTLIFSPLSPAFALSFLATSGILLFFSHLFRFFYTPWKQIAPKYSLPFLRYIWGALSLGLSSQIFLFFPTVNFFGSLPLDGLIFNLFFPLFVLPIFFLILLSLALPFLSPITELCISWLIGHPCLHGHNFLISFAPSPLCPWQLTLFLIFLFHIGVNLEKTKTPENQSLRSISEL from the coding sequence ATGCTAATACGTTTTGAAACTTTTTCATCCTCTGTCCTTGTTCACACCTTACACTCCCTATGGATACAGCTAATCCATTCTTGCCGATACTTTCAACAACAACATCCTTTATTGATTAGTGCATTATATTGGATAACGGGGATAATATCGCGTCCTTACCCTCTATGTGGGGCTATACTCCTTGTAGCTCTTCATCCATTTATCCCCAAACAACCGAAACAACAACTTTTTATAGGGGCTTGCTGGTTTATCCCTCTAATCATTCTATCGGAACCTTCTTCTATTATTCATGGAGGAGTAGCTTCGGGGAGCTTTGTCATTAAATCGGGGAAAGAAAATAGATATTTTGGAGAAGCTATTCACCTGTCGTATCCCTGTGGACAAAAACACCGTCATGTTTCCTGTACTATTCTTATAGATGCGCACTTAGAACTATATAAAAAATACCATCTACAAGGAACGACGTTAAATCATACATCCCAAATTATTTTTAAGTCTAATGGTTGCTATAAAGAAATACAGCCTTCGAGAATAGCACTACTGCACCATAAACTAAGAGAAACATGTCATCGACGTATTCTAAACCTTTTTTCTTCTGGAGAATCAGGAACTTTTGCATCCAGTCTTCTTCTTGGCACTCCCTTACCCAAACACTTAAAAGAAATTTTCAAAAAGAAGGGTTTGGCTCATATTTTTGCTATTTCTGGGTGGCATTTTTCCCTATGCACTTCATTTTTGTTTTTCTTTTTCTATATCTTTCCAACAAGAATAAAATATTTTCTTACCTTTGTTATACTTCTGGGATTAACCCTATTGTTTCCAGGGACTCCTTCAGTATGGCGAGCTTGGATTTCCTTATCTTTACTTTGCCTCTCTCCTTTTTCTTCTGGTGTATGCTCAAGCCTCAATCGTTTAGGTATAGGCTGTATTCTCTGCACATTAATCTTCTCCCCTCTCTCTCCTGCATTCGCTTTAAGCTTCTTAGCTACCTCGGGTATTTTACTTTTCTTTTCTCACCTTTTCCGTTTCTTCTATACACCGTGGAAGCAAATAGCACCAAAATACTCTCTTCCTTTCCTTCGCTATATTTGGGGAGCCTTATCCCTAGGACTATCCTCACAAATCTTTCTCTTTTTCCCTACTGTAAACTTTTTCGGGTCCCTACCTTTAGACGGTCTTATCTTTAACCTCTTCTTTCCTCTGTTCGTGCTTCCTATCTTCTTTCTTATTCTCCTTTCTCTTGCCCTACCATTCCTCTCGCCTATAACAGAATTATGTATCTCCTGGCTAATTGGACATCCATGTCTTCATGGTCACAATTTCCTAATATCTTTCGCACCTTCACCACTATGCCCTTGGCAACTCACTCTATTTCTCATTTTCTTATTCCATATCGGAGTTAACTTAGAAAAAACAAAAACCCCCGAAAATCAATCTCTACGCTCAATTTCTGAGTTATAA
- a CDS encoding HPr family phosphocarrier protein, translating into MENPEEPVDFDNEEEELTCICVVKNTSGIHVRPAGAIVKLFDGEECEVNFTYAGKTVNAKSIMSILILGAPQNGEILVRIKGKDAGRVLQKVQNAFDSGFGEL; encoded by the coding sequence ATCGAGAATCCGGAAGAGCCTGTGGATTTTGATAATGAAGAAGAAGAATTAACATGCATATGTGTTGTAAAAAACACTTCTGGAATCCATGTGCGTCCTGCGGGGGCTATTGTAAAGTTGTTTGATGGTGAAGAATGTGAAGTAAATTTTACCTATGCGGGGAAGACGGTAAATGCCAAAAGTATCATGAGCATACTTATACTAGGGGCTCCACAAAATGGAGAGATTTTAGTGCGTATTAAAGGGAAAGATGCAGGTCGGGTATTGCAAAAAGTGCAGAATGCCTTTGACTCAGGTTTTGGAGAGTTATAA
- the ptsP gene encoding phosphoenolpyruvate--protein phosphotransferase, giving the protein MNTPTPSLEQNKEWRVPGMTLVPGVAIGKAFFLGTSPLQIHELTLPQEEVEHEIHRYYKALNRSKSDIVALEQEAQGKQGQQEISSILQAHLEIIKDPILTEEVVNTIRKDRKNAEYVFSSVMEKIEESLTAVQGTSLAVDRVQDIHDISNRVIGHLCCQHKSSLGDADQNIIVFSKELTPSEVASANPSYIRGFVSFIGAPTSHTAIVSRAKNIPYLANFSQENWERIQGYTGKLVLIDGIRGEIIFNPKSKTLENCYKQKSTSYSVKSYPQPSPHAIVSSHAASLEELRMLSEFFPQTSIGLFRSEFLAIAEDRLPTVEEQAIVYKSLALFPERVSVLRLFDFGEDKLCPGQGPIKERSIRYLLKNSHMLDDQLCAILTASVSGSLKVLIPGTADVIEIIEVKRRLENIRRSFNKDHAIENIAWGSMIELPSAVLMIDEILQECDFISIGTNDLMQYTLGNNRETILPHYLDNPLHPSVMRMIRHVVSSAKHRDVHVSICGEAAANLSLTPFFLGLGVQELSVAMPAIVELRERIASLNFSDCVEHTEKLLRARTCAEVQALLA; this is encoded by the coding sequence ATGAACACACCCACGCCTTCTCTAGAGCAAAATAAGGAATGGCGAGTTCCTGGAATGACTTTAGTTCCTGGGGTAGCTATAGGAAAAGCTTTTTTCTTAGGCACCTCTCCTCTGCAAATTCATGAACTTACCTTGCCTCAAGAAGAGGTGGAACACGAAATACACCGTTATTATAAAGCATTAAACCGTTCTAAATCTGATATCGTTGCCTTAGAACAAGAAGCTCAGGGTAAGCAAGGTCAACAAGAAATCTCTTCAATACTCCAAGCACATCTGGAGATAATTAAAGATCCTATTTTGACAGAAGAGGTTGTAAATACTATCAGAAAAGATCGTAAAAACGCCGAATACGTCTTTTCTTCTGTTATGGAAAAAATAGAGGAGTCATTAACAGCAGTTCAAGGGACTTCTCTAGCTGTAGATCGTGTTCAGGATATCCATGATATTTCTAATCGTGTGATTGGTCATTTGTGCTGTCAGCATAAGAGTTCTTTAGGTGATGCAGATCAAAATATCATAGTTTTCTCTAAAGAACTTACTCCTTCAGAAGTCGCTAGTGCGAATCCTTCATATATTCGTGGATTTGTTTCTTTTATTGGGGCGCCGACCTCGCATACAGCTATCGTTTCTAGAGCGAAAAATATTCCCTATTTAGCGAATTTTTCTCAGGAAAACTGGGAACGTATTCAAGGATATACCGGGAAACTTGTCTTGATAGACGGTATTCGTGGTGAGATTATTTTTAATCCTAAATCAAAAACTCTTGAAAATTGTTATAAACAAAAGAGTACCTCATATAGTGTAAAATCGTATCCTCAACCGTCCCCACACGCGATAGTATCTTCTCATGCTGCAAGCCTTGAAGAGCTTCGCATGCTTTCGGAGTTCTTTCCACAAACTTCTATCGGGTTATTTCGTTCTGAGTTTCTTGCTATAGCTGAAGATCGTTTACCTACAGTAGAAGAACAAGCAATAGTTTATAAATCTTTAGCATTGTTTCCTGAACGGGTCTCTGTATTACGTTTATTTGATTTTGGTGAAGATAAGCTCTGCCCTGGTCAAGGGCCGATTAAAGAGCGCTCAATACGTTATTTATTGAAAAACTCGCATATGCTTGATGATCAGCTTTGTGCTATTTTAACAGCTTCGGTATCAGGTTCTTTGAAAGTGTTAATTCCTGGAACTGCTGATGTTATAGAAATTATAGAAGTGAAACGTCGGTTAGAGAATATACGTCGTTCTTTTAACAAAGATCATGCCATAGAAAATATTGCCTGGGGAAGCATGATAGAACTTCCTTCAGCAGTACTGATGATTGATGAGATTCTTCAGGAATGTGATTTTATTTCCATAGGAACGAATGATCTCATGCAATATACCTTAGGGAATAATCGAGAAACTATACTGCCTCATTATCTTGATAATCCACTGCATCCTTCGGTGATGCGCATGATTCGTCATGTAGTTTCTAGCGCGAAACATCGCGATGTTCACGTATCTATTTGTGGAGAGGCTGCAGCAAATCTTTCCTTAACACCATTTTTCTTAGGCTTAGGAGTCCAAGAACTATCAGTGGCTATGCCAGCAATTGTAGAACTGCGAGAAAGAATAGCATCTCTAAATTTCAGTGATTGTGTAGAACATACTGAAAAGTTATTAAGAGCCAGGACCTGTGCAGAAGTTCAGGCCCTGTTAGCTTAA
- a CDS encoding YbaB/EbfC family nucleoid-associated protein, whose product MGSGYAKKKKEAKIMEQQFLEMEASLEKKQYEGQAGNGLVSVVINGKCDIVSVKVKPTCLDPEDPEVIEDLFRSAFKEAKDAMDKELSVMRAGMPF is encoded by the coding sequence ATGGGAAGCGGGTATGCAAAAAAGAAAAAAGAAGCAAAAATCATGGAGCAACAATTTTTAGAAATGGAAGCTTCTCTAGAGAAAAAGCAATATGAAGGACAAGCCGGTAATGGACTTGTCTCCGTAGTGATCAATGGTAAATGTGATATTGTCTCTGTAAAAGTAAAGCCTACCTGCCTTGATCCTGAAGATCCCGAAGTTATTGAAGATCTTTTCCGTTCAGCGTTTAAAGAGGCTAAAGATGCTATGGACAAAGAATTGTCTGTAATGCGTGCCGGCATGCCTTTTTAA
- the dnaX gene encoding DNA polymerase III subunit gamma/tau: MISATYQVSSRKYRPQTFSEILGQDAVVTVLKNALQFQRVAHAYLFSGIRGTGKTTLARIFAKALNCKELTPEHEPCNQCCVCKEISLGTSLDVIEIDGASHRGIEDIRQINETVLFTPAKSQYKIYIIDEVHMLTKEAFNSLLKTLEEPPSHVKFFLATTENYKIPGTILSRCQKMHLKRIPETMIIDKLESISQAGGIETSREALLPIARAAQGSLRDAESLYDYVIGLFPKSLSPELVADALGLLSQDTLATLSECIRTQKYAEALLPVTTAINSGVAPITFLHDLTVFYRDVLLNKDQGNSPLSTIAMHYSSECLLEIIDFLGEAAKHLQQTIFEKTFLETVIIHLIRICQRPSLETLFSQLKTSTFDTPRNIPQQQEPSKPIIKPEKHYQDQSFLTSPSSTPKVQHQKEASPSLVGSATIDTLLQFAVVEFAGILTKE; the protein is encoded by the coding sequence ATGATATCAGCAACATACCAAGTTTCTTCTAGAAAATATCGCCCTCAAACATTTTCCGAAATTCTGGGGCAAGATGCCGTGGTCACTGTTTTAAAAAATGCTTTGCAGTTTCAACGTGTTGCGCATGCTTATTTATTTTCAGGAATTCGCGGAACAGGAAAAACAACTTTAGCAAGAATCTTTGCAAAAGCCTTAAACTGTAAAGAACTTACTCCTGAACATGAACCTTGCAACCAGTGTTGTGTTTGTAAAGAAATCTCTTTAGGAACCTCCTTAGACGTAATCGAAATCGATGGCGCCTCACACCGAGGTATTGAAGATATCCGTCAAATCAATGAAACAGTTCTCTTTACTCCTGCCAAATCACAATATAAAATCTATATCATAGATGAAGTCCATATGCTGACTAAGGAGGCATTTAATTCCTTACTAAAAACTTTAGAAGAGCCTCCGAGCCATGTAAAATTCTTCTTAGCCACTACAGAAAATTATAAAATACCAGGCACAATTTTAAGTCGTTGTCAAAAAATGCACCTAAAAAGAATTCCTGAGACAATGATCATAGATAAGCTAGAATCTATATCTCAAGCAGGTGGTATAGAAACCTCTCGAGAAGCTCTTCTCCCTATTGCAAGGGCAGCTCAGGGAAGCCTACGGGACGCTGAATCCCTTTATGATTATGTCATAGGGCTATTCCCTAAATCTTTATCCCCAGAATTGGTTGCAGACGCATTAGGTTTATTATCTCAAGACACCTTAGCTACATTATCAGAATGTATTCGCACGCAAAAATATGCTGAAGCTTTGCTTCCTGTAACTACAGCGATCAATTCTGGAGTAGCTCCAATCACCTTTCTCCATGATCTCACTGTTTTTTATCGCGATGTACTTCTTAATAAAGATCAGGGAAATTCTCCTCTATCCACAATAGCTATGCACTATTCCAGTGAATGTTTATTAGAAATCATTGATTTCCTTGGCGAAGCAGCCAAACATCTACAACAAACTATTTTTGAAAAAACATTTTTAGAAACAGTAATAATCCATCTCATTCGGATATGCCAGCGTCCCTCTTTAGAAACTCTATTTTCTCAACTTAAAACATCAACTTTTGATACACCAAGAAACATACCTCAGCAGCAAGAACCCTCAAAGCCCATTATAAAACCTGAAAAACACTATCAAGATCAAAGTTTCTTAACTTCACCATCTTCCACTCCAAAAGTTCAGCATCAAAAAGAAGCTTCCCCTTCTTTAGTAGGATCAGCTACTATAGATACGCTTTTACAATTTGCTGTTGTTGAGTTTGCAGGAATTTTAACCAAGGAGTAA